In Dromiciops gliroides isolate mDroGli1 chromosome 4, mDroGli1.pri, whole genome shotgun sequence, one DNA window encodes the following:
- the VPS37D gene encoding vacuolar protein sorting-associated protein 37D, which produces MYRARAVRAGPDPGSPGGRFGILSTGQLRDLLQDEPKLDRIVRLSRKFQGLQLEREACLASNYTLAKENLALRPRLEMGKAALAIKYQELRELVESCWDKQQRLEVNVQRWNPQCALNGLRAELEEAEQEAEEQMEQLLLGEQSLEAFLPAFQRGRALAHLRRTQAEKLQELLLKQDRPQPPTPPPPPPPPPAAAPTKLFQLRYALAPATAALLPSGVARGLPAAPRNLPPLDSRPVLPPVQGSPSRLLGQASLQSPRPPQSEPPHR; this is translated from the exons atgTACCGGGCCCGGGCGGTGCGCGCGGGGCCGGACCCCGGGAGCCCCGGGGGCCGCTTCGGGATCCTCAGCACGGGCCAGCTCCGAGACCTGCTGCAGGACGAGCCCAAGCTGGACCGGATCGTGAGGCTCAGCAGGAAG TTCCAGGGTTTGCAGCTGGAGAGAGAGGCATGTCTGGCCTCCAATTACACCTTGGCCAAGGAGAACCTGGCCCTGCGGCCTCGCCTGGAGATGGGCAAAGCTGCTTTGGCCATTAAGTACCAAGAGCTTCGGGAGCTGGTAGAGAGCTGCTGGGACAAACAGCAGAGGCTTG AGGTGAATGTGCAGCGCTGGAACCCACAGTGTGCCCTGAATGGTCTCCGGGCAGAACTGGAGGAAGCTGAGCAGGAggctgag gagcagatggAGCAGCTGCTACTCGGGGAGCAGAGTCTAGAGGCCTTCCTGCCAGCCTTTCAGCGGGGCCGGGCTCTGGCCCACCTGCGTCGGACCCAGGCTGAGAAGCTTCAGGAGTTGCTGCTTAAGCAGGATCGGCCCCAGCCCCctacccctcctcctccccctcccccgcctcctGCTGCAGCCCCCACCAAACTTTTCCAGCTGCGATATGCCTTGGCCCCTGCCACGGCGGCTCTGCTGCCCTCGGGGGTTGCCAGGGGCCTTCCCGCAGCACCCCGAAACCTCCCTCCTCTGGACTCCCGACCTGTCCTCCCCCCAGTCCAGGGCTCCCCCTCGCGCCTGCTTGGCCAGGCCTCCTTGCAGAGCCCCCGGCCCCCGCAGTCGGAACCCCCCCATCGGTAG
- the DNAJC30 gene encoding dnaJ homolog subfamily C member 30, mitochondrial, protein MAALAGRRWSPLLRSVGPKEARASSTAGGGTWAGKDRASGGSSQYSRTALYDLLDVPVTATQAQIKAAYYRQSFLYHPDRNSGSAEAAERFTRISQAYLVLSSAALRRQYDRGLLGAEDARAAAGAPRARPRAAPTHAATSGPQRARPAPGGRHMFDFDAFYRAHYGEQLEREQRLRARREALRKDREARARSGPRWDDSIVLGLLLLICFLGFSHLK, encoded by the coding sequence ATGGCGGCCCTGGCCGGCCGGCGCTGGTCTCCGCTGTTGCGGTCCGTTGGGCCGAAGGAGGCCCGGGCCAGCTCCACCGCCGGCGGCGGCACCTGGGCCGGAAAAGACCGGGCAAGCGGCGGCTCCTCCCAGTACTCGCGCACGGCTCTGTACGACTTGCTGGACGTCCCGGTCACGGCCACGCAGGCGCAGATCAAGGCGGCTTACTACCGGCAGAGTTTCCTCTACCACCCGGACCGCAACTCGGGCAGCGCGGAGGCGGCGGAGCGCTTCACGCGCATCAGCCAGGCCTACCTGGTGCTGAGCAGCGCCGCCCTGCGCCGCCAGTACGACCGCGGCCTCCTGGGCGCCGAGGACGCGCGGGCCGCCGCAGGCGCGCCCCGCGCCCGCCCGCGAGCCGCGCCCACGCACGCCGCCACCTCCGGCCCCCAGCGCGCGCGCCCCGCGCCGGGCGGCCGACACATGTTCGACTTCGACGCCTTCTACCGCGCGCACTATGGCGAGCAGCTGGAGCGCGAGCAGCGGCTGCGGGCCCGGCGCGAGGCCCTGCGCAAAGACCGCGAGGCACGCGCCCGCTCCGGCCCGCGCTGGGACGACAGCATAGTCCTGGGGCTGCTGCTGCTCATCTGTTTCCTGGGCTTCTCGCACCTCAAGTAG